In the genome of Spirochaetia bacterium, one region contains:
- a CDS encoding Lrp/AsnC family transcriptional regulator, giving the protein MTTKLDDTNKQIIRELIDGRKPFSAIAEHQGITENTVRSRVNKLIDEGILSITGLVDPEKFSGMQVVIMGVKLKTLDLEQKAIEFTQLRGVVSAAVVTGRYDLVCELVLNEDDGLSLLDFFKYELGKVSEVADVETFIVYQSHNLKVPYIL; this is encoded by the coding sequence ATGACAACCAAACTTGACGATACCAACAAGCAGATAATCAGGGAACTGATTGATGGCAGAAAGCCCTTCAGTGCCATTGCAGAGCACCAAGGGATAACTGAAAATACGGTTCGCTCGCGTGTAAACAAACTTATTGACGAGGGTATCCTTTCGATTACCGGTCTGGTAGATCCTGAGAAATTTTCTGGAATGCAGGTAGTAATCATGGGGGTGAAGCTCAAGACGCTTGATCTGGAGCAGAAGGCAATAGAATTTACTCAGCTGAGAGGAGTTGTTTCTGCTGCGGTGGTAACCGGCAGGTATGATTTGGTATGTGAGCTTGTACTGAATGAGGATGATGGGCTTTCATTGCTTGATTTCTTCAAATATGAGCTTGGTAAGGTGAGTGAAGTAGCCGATGTAGAAACATTCATCGTGTATCAGAGCCATAATCTGAAAGTACCTTACATCCTCTAG
- the mutL gene encoding DNA mismatch repair endonuclease MutL: MKIHQLNPLVAQRIAAGEVIERPASVTRELLDNAIDAGAGNISLVIKEGGLQEITVIDDGCGIAGEDLPLCCKSHSTSKITDLDDLYHIHSMGFRGEALYSIAAVSKITISSNYQGEGANTFIVDNGAVMPVTKGGPDHGTRITVEDLFGQIPARRQFLKRPSSEASLCRSVMVEKAMAFPGITFRYYNEDRLLLTLEAADQKQRVCDALAGDYRFKKEEVLEMEAAFPRYSLKAIAASPLVRRTDRSQIKIFVNNRPINSYPLIQAVTYGYGELLPGGSFPYCYLFITIDPELVDFNIHPTKREVKIRIQAEVHHSITQMIKTQMIRPIPAIEEGKQNLQGDFGFEGDTKETARKTWHEWTAMHGTAKEHAPGYHTSAVSEEKPKNPDWFDKAKQILAKPAVPEQAGTHPDLKNQGMATGQTTQSSPNPEEKWQENDTASLRYIGQAFNLFLIVEKGNELYLIDQHAAHERILFDQIRNHRGSQRLLVPYGFDVEPDVDTYLETNSDLYASLGIELARKEPQQWELKAVPTMYRPVESQVVEFIKNNTGSMEAIEKGLFAIIACKSAIKQGETITETSAKELVEQVFRLEEPCCPHGRTFLIRLQKDELAKMVGRT; this comes from the coding sequence ATGAAAATCCATCAACTGAATCCACTGGTTGCACAGAGAATTGCAGCAGGAGAAGTCATTGAAAGACCTGCATCAGTGACTCGGGAATTGCTCGACAATGCGATTGATGCAGGTGCAGGAAATATCAGTCTGGTCATCAAGGAAGGTGGCCTTCAGGAAATAACGGTCATAGATGACGGATGTGGGATAGCAGGAGAAGACCTGCCTTTATGTTGCAAGAGCCATAGTACAAGCAAGATAACTGACTTGGATGACTTATATCACATACACAGCATGGGATTCAGGGGTGAAGCACTATATTCAATTGCTGCCGTCAGCAAGATAACGATCAGCAGCAACTACCAGGGAGAAGGTGCCAATACGTTCATTGTCGACAACGGGGCCGTCATGCCGGTAACAAAGGGAGGCCCTGACCATGGGACCAGAATAACCGTCGAGGATCTGTTCGGTCAGATTCCTGCCAGACGCCAATTCCTCAAACGGCCAAGCAGTGAAGCTTCCCTATGCAGGAGCGTCATGGTTGAGAAAGCCATGGCTTTTCCTGGGATTACATTCAGATACTACAACGAAGATCGGCTTCTGCTTACGCTTGAAGCAGCTGACCAAAAGCAGAGAGTCTGCGATGCCTTGGCGGGTGACTACCGTTTCAAGAAAGAAGAAGTCCTTGAGATGGAAGCTGCATTTCCCCGTTACAGCCTCAAGGCAATTGCTGCTTCTCCATTGGTCAGACGTACGGACAGAAGCCAAATCAAGATATTCGTGAACAACCGGCCGATCAACAGCTATCCGCTGATACAGGCAGTGACTTACGGTTACGGCGAACTGTTGCCCGGCGGTAGTTTCCCCTATTGCTATCTTTTCATTACCATCGACCCGGAACTTGTAGATTTCAACATACATCCCACAAAACGGGAGGTAAAGATACGCATACAGGCAGAGGTACATCACAGCATCACACAGATGATAAAAACGCAGATGATTCGCCCGATTCCTGCCATAGAAGAAGGAAAACAGAATTTACAGGGAGATTTTGGATTTGAAGGCGATACCAAGGAAACTGCAAGGAAGACATGGCATGAATGGACAGCCATGCATGGTACGGCAAAAGAACATGCTCCAGGATACCATACTTCAGCTGTTTCTGAAGAAAAGCCAAAAAATCCTGACTGGTTTGACAAAGCAAAACAGATTCTTGCAAAGCCAGCGGTTCCCGAACAGGCTGGAACGCATCCGGACCTGAAGAACCAAGGCATGGCAACAGGCCAGACAACTCAATCAAGTCCAAATCCGGAAGAAAAATGGCAGGAAAATGATACAGCATCCTTACGATATATCGGACAGGCTTTCAACTTGTTCCTTATAGTCGAAAAAGGTAATGAACTCTATCTGATCGATCAGCATGCTGCACATGAAAGGATCCTGTTTGACCAAATTCGCAATCACAGGGGATCCCAGCGGTTGCTTGTCCCCTATGGGTTTGATGTCGAACCTGATGTCGATACCTATTTGGAAACCAATAGTGATCTCTATGCTTCGTTAGGTATTGAACTGGCTAGGAAGGAACCTCAGCAATGGGAACTGAAAGCTGTTCCTACCATGTACAGGCCGGTAGAATCGCAGGTAGTCGAATTCATCAAGAACAACACAGGTAGCATGGAAGCAATCGAAAAAGGCCTGTTTGCCATCATTGCCTGCAAGAGTGCAATCAAGCAAGGTGAAACGATCACAGAGACAAGTGCAAAGGAATTGGTTGAACAAGTATTCAGACTTGAAGAACCCTGCTGTCCTCATGGAAGGACATTCCTGATACGGTTGCAGAAAGATGAACTTGCAAAGATGGTCGGAAGGACCTAA
- the serC gene encoding 3-phosphoserine/phosphohydroxythreonine transaminase, whose product MARKMNFFAGPSVLPMEVLETLQKELVDYQGNGQSMIETSHRGAMFEKMYQECLSDLREVMGIPEDYYVYFLGGGATLQFTMIPMNFLRPGTVADYLKSGSWSNKAGADAEKLGNVHYYFDGTASKFTTLPDPKTVKPSEDSSYLYLCSNETIGGIEWQDFPDTGDVPLIADMSSDLLSRPVPVERFSMIYGGVQKNLGPAGATLIIMKKSLLEKQNLNMTAYMDYALHGKKEGLYNTPPVFSIWAVKLVLEWIKKNGGAEGMLKRAKEKSSLIYNVIDSSDFWKSPVDKHFRSRMNVVFRLSSEELEKKFVQESAAAGMLGLKGHRSVGGLRASLYNACPKEDVEALAQFMKEFERKNG is encoded by the coding sequence ATGGCGCGCAAGATGAACTTTTTTGCAGGACCTTCTGTCCTGCCCATGGAAGTACTTGAGACTCTCCAGAAGGAATTGGTTGACTACCAGGGCAACGGACAGTCGATGATTGAAACCAGCCACAGGGGTGCAATGTTCGAGAAGATGTATCAGGAATGTCTCAGTGACCTTCGTGAAGTCATGGGAATACCGGAGGATTACTATGTGTATTTCCTTGGTGGCGGTGCAACATTGCAGTTTACGATGATTCCGATGAATTTTCTCAGGCCAGGGACTGTTGCCGATTACCTGAAGAGCGGCTCATGGTCAAACAAGGCTGGTGCTGATGCTGAGAAACTTGGTAACGTCCATTACTATTTTGATGGTACGGCAAGCAAGTTCACGACATTGCCGGATCCAAAGACAGTCAAGCCGAGTGAGGATTCTTCTTATCTGTATCTTTGTTCGAATGAAACCATCGGGGGCATCGAATGGCAGGATTTTCCTGATACCGGTGATGTTCCCCTTATTGCTGATATGTCTTCGGACTTGCTTTCAAGGCCGGTACCGGTTGAAAGATTCTCAATGATCTACGGCGGCGTGCAGAAGAATCTGGGTCCTGCAGGCGCAACTCTCATCATCATGAAGAAAAGCTTGCTGGAAAAACAGAATTTAAACATGACTGCTTATATGGATTATGCCCTGCATGGCAAGAAAGAAGGGTTGTATAATACACCACCGGTGTTTTCAATCTGGGCTGTCAAACTTGTCCTTGAATGGATAAAGAAGAATGGCGGTGCAGAAGGTATGCTCAAGAGAGCAAAGGAAAAGAGTTCTCTCATCTACAATGTGATTGATTCCAGCGATTTCTGGAAGTCTCCTGTAGACAAGCACTTCAGAAGCCGGATGAATGTCGTATTCAGGCTTTCCAGCGAGGAGCTTGAAAAGAAGTTTGTCCAGGAATCTGCGGCAGCGGGAATGCTGGGACTGAAAGGACATCGGAGTGTCGGTGGACTGAGGGCCAGTCTCTATAATGCCTGCCCGAAGGAAGATGTTGAGGCTCTTGCACAATTCATGAAAGAATTTGAAAGGAAGAACGGCTGA
- the recJ gene encoding single-stranded-DNA-specific exonuclease RecJ, translating to MKWNKKKIDVTELKRLHDLFGVDVISASVLARRNITSKNDIKFFLENELIYLHSPFLFEDMGEVVDRINEACEEKEKIRIFGDRDVDGITSTSLLKEELDGMGLDVTWSVPDGDDPYGMTLDKVHKAKEDGISLIITVDCGISEVEEIALSRQLGIDTIVLDHHLAGETLPPAIAIIDPKIEDCGYPFEHLAGCGVVSKVIWALRFSQTDLYNESVILLHAQPGNETVRIQALKFRNFIETDRVVDEISPGLIKASQSKIIPFLDCGLPILVLDAATEKIQLTAAFGSNVDIYLQDLRADVDKSIPQVRGKSLFNLSLVSHSGRYSLIEHDELDVLLGLFQSLCLRRYPRIGKEFDSVLDLVAIGTIADMMPMVDENRILVRRGLQVLSTVPRMSLVPLLTAKGLLGKKIGTTEIGWNISPLINAAGRMGKPDVAVKMLLADKQEEIEELSRQLIALNKQRQKLGDTAWTEMQKEAKRSYEYFGTKMVLVEHTSVNRGITGLMASRLLTLFGAPAMVIARTGEGSITGSMRSPEGFNIRDFLANFDSLLDDYGGHACAGGFSLSEANLPTFKKQVEDVLDTMDCLEEQEDVIDIDCTVPPQYMTPKLLKVSETFEPYGEQNPAVVYQISGARVLDAVFIGNAGSGVRHLRLTLSYGAYKWPGVYWRASQKLDKDFAVGDSVDCVFRLGRNNFRGQETLQLTIMDMHRIMKKEDQTV from the coding sequence GTGAAATGGAATAAAAAGAAGATTGATGTTACGGAACTGAAAAGATTGCATGATCTTTTTGGTGTTGATGTGATAAGTGCCTCGGTATTGGCCAGAAGAAATATTACCAGTAAGAATGACATAAAGTTTTTTCTTGAAAATGAACTCATTTATCTCCATAGTCCCTTTCTTTTTGAGGATATGGGAGAGGTCGTTGACAGGATCAACGAGGCCTGCGAGGAAAAAGAAAAGATCAGGATATTCGGAGACAGGGATGTGGATGGTATTACTTCCACTTCACTGCTCAAGGAAGAATTGGATGGCATGGGCCTGGATGTGACATGGTCGGTACCAGACGGCGATGATCCCTATGGCATGACGCTGGATAAAGTCCATAAGGCAAAGGAAGATGGCATCAGCCTCATCATTACCGTTGACTGCGGGATAAGTGAAGTTGAGGAAATTGCGCTTTCCAGACAACTTGGCATTGATACGATTGTCCTTGACCATCACCTTGCAGGGGAAACCTTGCCGCCTGCCATAGCCATTATTGACCCGAAGATTGAAGATTGTGGGTATCCGTTCGAACATCTTGCCGGTTGTGGAGTAGTCAGCAAGGTCATATGGGCCCTGCGTTTTTCCCAGACTGACCTCTACAATGAATCTGTCATCCTGCTCCATGCCCAACCTGGGAATGAGACTGTACGGATCCAAGCCCTGAAATTCCGTAATTTCATTGAGACCGACAGGGTAGTGGATGAAATAAGTCCCGGACTCATCAAGGCATCACAGTCCAAGATCATACCTTTCCTTGACTGTGGCCTTCCGATCCTGGTACTTGATGCTGCTACGGAAAAAATCCAACTCACTGCTGCCTTTGGCAGCAATGTGGATATCTACCTGCAGGACCTGCGTGCAGATGTCGACAAGTCCATTCCCCAAGTGCGTGGAAAAAGTCTCTTCAATTTGTCGCTTGTATCTCATTCAGGAAGGTATAGCCTTATCGAACATGATGAGCTGGATGTCTTGCTTGGCCTGTTCCAATCCCTCTGTCTTAGACGTTATCCACGTATCGGAAAAGAATTTGACAGTGTATTGGATCTGGTTGCCATAGGGACGATTGCCGACATGATGCCGATGGTCGATGAGAACCGCATACTGGTCAGACGCGGCCTGCAGGTCCTTTCGACGGTGCCTCGCATGTCATTGGTACCGCTATTGACAGCAAAGGGATTGCTGGGAAAGAAGATCGGGACTACGGAAATCGGTTGGAATATTTCTCCGCTTATCAATGCTGCCGGTCGTATGGGCAAGCCTGACGTTGCCGTAAAGATGCTTCTTGCGGACAAACAGGAGGAAATTGAGGAACTGAGCCGTCAGCTCATTGCCTTGAACAAGCAGCGGCAGAAGCTCGGTGATACGGCGTGGACCGAGATGCAGAAGGAAGCAAAACGTAGTTACGAATATTTCGGAACCAAGATGGTGCTGGTGGAACATACAAGCGTCAACCGCGGGATTACCGGGTTGATGGCTTCAAGGTTGCTTACCCTTTTCGGTGCGCCGGCCATGGTCATTGCAAGGACAGGTGAGGGAAGTATCACCGGCAGCATGCGTAGTCCCGAAGGATTCAACATACGGGATTTCCTTGCTAATTTTGATTCCTTGCTTGATGATTATGGCGGACATGCCTGTGCAGGTGGCTTTTCCCTTTCAGAAGCCAATCTTCCTACGTTCAAGAAGCAGGTGGAAGATGTATTGGATACCATGGATTGTCTCGAGGAACAGGAAGATGTCATTGATATCGACTGTACGGTGCCTCCCCAGTATATGACTCCCAAGCTCCTGAAGGTTTCGGAAACTTTTGAACCCTATGGTGAACAGAACCCTGCAGTGGTCTATCAGATCAGCGGAGCCAGGGTCCTTGATGCCGTATTCATCGGAAATGCGGGATCTGGAGTCCGCCATCTCAGGCTTACCCTTTCCTATGGTGCGTACAAATGGCCGGGCGTCTATTGGCGAGCAAGTCAGAAACTTGATAAGGATTTTGCTGTGGGGGACAGTGTCGACTGCGTATTCAGGTTGGGACGAAACAATTTCAGGGGACAGGAGACGCTTCAGCTTACCATCATGGACATGCATAGGATAATGAAAAAAGAGGATCAAACGGTGTAG
- a CDS encoding glycerol acyltransferase, with amino-acid sequence MDRENYDDIAPYTGERAEQAVRTLREHPQILRNFATILLDPTLLTYEQDVNGYTQQIIEKLKDTHSYDDFQRYITSGYFIPSVLKRSVTEFSHSGGKDLDKSESYLYFSNHRDIVLDCALLDYALLEDGRQLCEMAIGDNLIKNKNIELLFKLNGAITVKRSLPLREKYLDSIHLSQYFVKKITEDRKSIWVAQKSGRSKDGIDKTAPGIIKMLYLSQRRAGVSFSSLIRNCRIVPVAVSYEYDPCDINKGREEVWRNLNKGEYSKKKYEDLINLIRGLRKFKGRVHISIGKPLVEKDYKDQYEVTADIDRQIHLNYKLWPTNCFAYDFLEKTDRFKDVYADFDKDAFLARYEHLKPAVRNSVLNAYANPVRSYLSAL; translated from the coding sequence ATGGATCGGGAAAATTATGATGACATAGCTCCGTATACAGGTGAAAGGGCTGAGCAAGCCGTCCGGACACTTCGTGAGCATCCTCAGATACTAAGGAACTTTGCCACCATCCTTCTCGATCCCACGTTGCTGACCTATGAACAAGACGTCAATGGCTATACGCAGCAGATCATTGAAAAGTTAAAGGATACCCATTCCTATGATGATTTCCAGCGCTATATAACTTCGGGGTACTTCATTCCGTCTGTGTTGAAACGGAGTGTTACTGAATTTTCCCATAGTGGTGGTAAGGATTTGGATAAGAGTGAAAGTTATCTTTATTTTTCCAATCATAGGGATATCGTGCTCGATTGTGCCTTGTTGGACTATGCCCTCCTTGAAGATGGTCGCCAGTTATGTGAAATGGCTATAGGTGACAATCTTATCAAGAACAAGAACATAGAATTGCTTTTCAAGCTCAATGGTGCAATTACAGTAAAGAGATCATTGCCTTTGCGCGAAAAATACTTGGATTCGATCCATCTGAGCCAGTACTTTGTCAAGAAGATTACTGAAGACAGGAAATCAATCTGGGTAGCGCAGAAAAGCGGACGTTCAAAGGATGGGATTGACAAGACTGCACCGGGCATAATCAAGATGCTGTACCTGTCACAGAGACGGGCCGGTGTTTCTTTTTCTTCTCTTATACGTAATTGCAGGATCGTACCTGTTGCCGTAAGCTATGAGTATGATCCCTGTGATATCAACAAAGGAAGGGAAGAAGTCTGGAGAAATCTGAACAAAGGGGAATACAGCAAGAAAAAGTATGAGGATCTCATAAATCTGATCCGTGGTCTGCGAAAATTCAAGGGTAGGGTACATATCAGTATCGGAAAGCCCTTGGTAGAAAAAGATTACAAGGACCAATATGAGGTAACGGCAGATATTGACAGACAGATTCATCTCAATTACAAACTTTGGCCGACAAATTGTTTTGCTTATGATTTCCTTGAGAAGACCGATCGATTCAAGGATGTCTATGCTGATTTTGACAAGGATGCATTCCTTGCCAGATATGAACATTTGAAGCCGGCAGTGAGAAATTCTGTACTCAATGCCTATGCAAACCCTGTTCGCTCATATCTCAGTGCGCTGTAA
- the rpsU gene encoding 30S ribosomal protein S21 produces MAYVKVEDNEPLEKSIKRFKRMVEKEGIIREWKKREYFEKPSTILNRKKKALARKQLKKTSKMHSKNY; encoded by the coding sequence ATGGCATATGTAAAAGTTGAAGACAATGAACCCTTGGAAAAATCAATCAAGCGTTTCAAGCGCATGGTTGAAAAAGAAGGCATCATCCGCGAATGGAAGAAGAGAGAATACTTCGAGAAGCCATCCACCATCCTTAACAGGAAAAAGAAGGCACTTGCACGCAAGCAGCTGAAGAAGACATCAAAGATGCATTCCAAGAATTACTAG
- a CDS encoding dihydroorotate dehydrogenase-like protein, translating to MANLKTSYMGLSLDNPIVAASSPLTSNIDSLKRLEDAGVGAVVLKSIFEEQISEDARSTIEAMDSYLTGAEAYNFIYNSSQDHYIDQYLELVEKAKKSLSIPVIASLNGAGDGSWLGEYASRYIHCGADAFELNHYLIAADAKIEGAEIERQYIAFVEAAKKEISLPISLKIGPFFSSLSNMIHMFDQMELDGIVLFNNFFNPDIDIEAIKMTGGGILSDANDYLATLRWTALMSAELDHLQICSSGGIHDGKTLIKMLLAGAQVVQVCSVLLTDGLPSVAKMKEELSSWMDRHGFSELSDFRGKLAQERMDDPCQWERTQYVKSLLGKEA from the coding sequence ATGGCTAACCTAAAGACATCGTATATGGGGCTGTCCCTGGACAATCCGATTGTGGCTGCTAGCAGTCCTCTTACATCAAATATCGATTCCCTCAAGCGTCTTGAAGACGCAGGGGTCGGGGCAGTGGTCCTCAAATCCATCTTTGAGGAACAGATCAGTGAAGATGCTCGCAGTACTATTGAGGCAATGGACAGTTACCTTACTGGAGCTGAGGCATACAATTTTATTTATAATTCAAGTCAGGATCATTATATAGATCAGTATCTTGAACTGGTTGAAAAGGCAAAGAAAAGTCTTTCCATTCCTGTCATCGCATCACTCAATGGAGCTGGCGACGGAAGTTGGCTCGGTGAGTATGCTTCGCGTTACATACACTGTGGAGCTGATGCCTTTGAACTCAACCACTACCTCATTGCGGCAGATGCCAAGATTGAAGGAGCCGAAATCGAACGCCAGTACATTGCTTTTGTCGAAGCTGCAAAGAAAGAGATTTCCTTGCCGATTTCTCTGAAAATCGGACCATTCTTTTCTTCACTTTCCAACATGATCCATATGTTTGACCAGATGGAACTGGATGGTATCGTACTGTTCAACAACTTCTTCAATCCTGACATTGACATTGAAGCAATCAAGATGACAGGTGGCGGTATACTTTCTGATGCCAATGATTATCTGGCAACACTTCGCTGGACTGCCTTGATGAGCGCTGAACTCGATCATCTCCAGATTTGCAGCAGCGGTGGCATACATGATGGAAAGACTCTGATCAAGATGCTTCTTGCCGGTGCTCAGGTCGTCCAGGTCTGCTCTGTCCTTCTGACTGACGGTCTGCCTTCCGTTGCAAAGATGAAAGAAGAACTTTCTTCATGGATGGACCGCCATGGCTTCTCTGAGCTGAGTGACTTCAGGGGCAAACTGGCTCAGGAACGGATGGATGACCCTTGCCAATGGGAAAGGACCCAGTACGTCAAGTCCCTGCTTGGCAAGGAGGCCTGA
- a CDS encoding sugar ABC transporter permease: MNQSSFNNKYLPYVLLLPTFVVLVIFLFYPAIVTFLLAFYKVNPYTSASKFAGLYNFRKLFSSSGYLHSFLLSLWFSILVVVLGLVVSLALAVLLDQNLKGSKIYRTLLIWPYALSPAIAGALFNFLFNPANGIVCYFSKRYTWMTEGSWAFFVVVLAATWKNLGYNIVFYLTALRNVPSDSLEAASIDGAGAWKRFFKITLAYISPTTFFLLVMNTTYAYFSSFGLIDVLTEGGPADSTNILIYELYRDFFVNSRIGFAAAESLVMFVLVVIITVFQFRTTGRSVHYQ, from the coding sequence ATGAATCAATCTTCTTTCAACAACAAGTACCTTCCTTATGTCCTGCTTCTGCCGACGTTTGTTGTACTTGTAATTTTTCTGTTTTATCCTGCCATAGTGACATTCTTGTTGGCTTTCTACAAGGTAAATCCTTATACGAGTGCCAGTAAGTTTGCCGGATTGTATAACTTCCGAAAACTTTTTTCCAGCAGCGGGTATCTGCATAGTTTCCTGTTGTCCCTATGGTTCAGCATCCTTGTAGTGGTCTTGGGACTCGTGGTTTCTCTTGCACTTGCGGTTTTGTTGGACCAAAACCTGAAAGGTTCGAAGATCTACAGGACACTGCTGATATGGCCGTATGCTCTGTCACCGGCTATTGCAGGAGCCTTGTTCAATTTTTTGTTCAATCCTGCAAATGGAATTGTCTGTTATTTCAGCAAACGCTACACCTGGATGACTGAGGGATCATGGGCTTTCTTTGTAGTCGTCCTTGCTGCTACTTGGAAAAACCTTGGATATAACATTGTCTTTTACCTTACAGCTTTGAGGAATGTTCCTTCTGATTCACTTGAAGCTGCAAGTATCGATGGTGCCGGAGCATGGAAGAGGTTCTTCAAGATTACCCTTGCGTATATTTCACCGACGACATTTTTCCTGCTTGTCATGAATACGACCTATGCATACTTCTCTTCCTTCGGGCTGATTGATGTGCTTACCGAAGGCGGTCCTGCAGATTCTACCAATATCCTTATTTATGAACTTTATAGAGATTTCTTTGTTAATTCAAGAATTGGATTTGCAGCGGCAGAGAGCTTAGTCATGTTTGTCTTGGTCGTCATCATTACTGTCTTCCAGTTCAGGACAACCGGGCGCAGTGTACATTATCAATAG
- a CDS encoding NAD(P)-binding domain-containing protein, whose translation MLILISDAFDAALPEKLSRFGEVTDDKSRLPEAEVVLVRSKTKCTKEYIDQAKKLKLIIRGGVGIDNIDKDYAQSKGIVVRNTPKASSVAVAELAMAHMIAASSHLIEYHVGMKEGKWLKKSIKRTELFGKKLCLVGLGHIAQQVAIRAKAFGMDVVAYDKYVPASDLATLMPTLEEAVADADYISIHIPLTDETKGMFNDKLFQSFKKSPIIVNTCRGLVVDADAMAKALEDGKVSLYCTDVYPSDPPAETYPLLSSDKVILTPHVGANSKENLLRIGAEAISIIEESVKEGVI comes from the coding sequence ATGCTCATTCTAATTTCAGATGCTTTTGATGCGGCCTTACCGGAGAAATTGTCACGGTTCGGAGAAGTAACTGATGACAAATCCAGGCTCCCTGAAGCTGAAGTCGTACTCGTACGCAGCAAGACGAAATGTACGAAAGAATACATTGACCAGGCAAAGAAACTTAAGCTGATCATCCGCGGTGGTGTAGGAATTGACAACATCGACAAGGATTATGCACAGTCAAAGGGAATCGTCGTGAGGAACACCCCGAAGGCTTCATCTGTTGCGGTAGCTGAATTGGCTATGGCACATATGATTGCTGCTTCGTCCCATCTGATCGAGTATCATGTCGGCATGAAGGAAGGAAAGTGGCTCAAGAAATCCATCAAAAGGACGGAACTTTTCGGAAAGAAGCTTTGTCTTGTCGGATTAGGCCATATCGCCCAGCAGGTTGCAATCAGAGCAAAGGCATTCGGCATGGATGTAGTAGCCTATGACAAGTATGTCCCTGCTTCGGATCTTGCTACGCTTATGCCTACACTGGAAGAGGCTGTTGCTGATGCAGACTATATTTCCATCCATATTCCTCTTACCGATGAGACCAAGGGCATGTTCAATGACAAATTGTTCCAATCATTCAAGAAGAGTCCGATCATTGTCAACACCTGCAGAGGTCTTGTCGTTGATGCGGATGCTATGGCAAAGGCTTTGGAAGATGGCAAGGTGTCATTGTATTGTACCGATGTCTATCCTTCCGATCCTCCTGCTGAAACATATCCCTTGCTTTCCAGTGACAAGGTCATCCTCACTCCGCATGTGGGGGCAAACTCAAAGGAAAATCTGCTTCGGATAGGTGCTGAAGCAATTTCTATCATAGAAGAATCAGTGAAGGAAGGAGTTATCTGA
- a CDS encoding carbohydrate ABC transporter permease, giving the protein MIRKKRTVVLLHILSILAVILVCLPVFLALVISSQTDVEVFSNPPKLTFSMNWIPNYTTAWNRVNLGRMLFNSTFIAVVVTFGKLVMSLLAAFAFTHFEFKGKQFLFFVIIITLLLPVPVRIVALFDVVKDFGWIDRYAGLIVPFWASATGTFLFIQRFRTVPSELVDAAKIDGCRPMQYFFKILLPLCHNTIGALVVIEFIYIWNQYLWPLMATNSDSMRVVQIGVKMLMNAESANNWGVIMAGVIMTILPPLLIFFFLQDAFMNGFALQSDK; this is encoded by the coding sequence ATGATCAGAAAAAAAAGGACTGTCGTCCTGTTGCATATCCTGTCTATACTGGCCGTCATATTGGTATGTCTTCCTGTGTTCCTGGCCTTAGTCATCAGTTCCCAGACAGATGTGGAGGTTTTCTCGAATCCACCCAAGCTTACGTTTTCCATGAACTGGATACCAAACTATACCACGGCATGGAATCGTGTAAACCTTGGCCGCATGCTGTTCAACTCTACTTTCATTGCTGTAGTAGTGACATTCGGAAAGCTGGTCATGAGTCTGCTTGCGGCATTTGCCTTCACGCATTTTGAATTCAAAGGTAAGCAGTTTCTGTTTTTCGTAATCATCATAACTCTGTTGCTGCCGGTTCCGGTCAGAATCGTGGCATTGTTTGATGTCGTCAAAGATTTCGGTTGGATTGACAGGTATGCCGGTCTCATTGTCCCGTTCTGGGCCAGTGCAACCGGTACATTCCTGTTCATCCAACGGTTCAGGACTGTTCCCTCGGAACTTGTCGATGCTGCAAAGATAGATGGATGCAGACCGATGCAGTATTTTTTCAAGATACTGCTTCCTCTTTGCCACAATACCATCGGGGCTCTGGTTGTCATTGAGTTCATTTATATATGGAACCAATATTTGTGGCCTTTGATGGCAACAAATTCAGATTCCATGCGTGTCGTTCAGATCGGTGTCAAGATGCTGATGAATGCAGAGAGTGCCAATAACTGGGGGGTCATCATGGCTGGTGTCATCATGACTATCCTTCCTCCTCTGCTGATTTTCTTCTTCCTGCAGGATGCTTTCATGAATGGATTTGCATTGCAGAGTGACAAATAA